From Novosphingobium sp. MMS21-SN21R, the proteins below share one genomic window:
- a CDS encoding cyclase family protein → MGDETQAAAGKRWAVRPEGSNWGDFGPDDQIGRLNLITPAHRRAAAQEVREGIAFCLSLPLDCPRTQLNPRRFPPERSFSMRGDDPVINYPYGRAIPGMKEVVCDDRVTLSLQYSTQWDALCHMGYEFDAQGQGADEVTYYNGFRANQHVCGPFDYLHGREAVPGPHGAFALGIERMAETGLQTRGVMVDLFAHVGLEAVPVGYDRLMQILDADKVTVEPGDVLCLRTGFDRALLAQYADAGAAFDPHRCSGLDGFDERLLQWVADSGVAALVSDNEAVEFMPDFVRQDAHGVRVPLHHLCLFKLGIPLGEMFLLSDLADWLRDHGRNRFLFTAPPLRLPGAVGSPVTGVGTV, encoded by the coding sequence ATGGGTGACGAAACGCAAGCCGCAGCGGGCAAGCGCTGGGCGGTGCGGCCAGAAGGATCGAACTGGGGCGATTTCGGCCCTGACGATCAGATTGGCCGGCTGAACCTTATCACCCCTGCTCACCGCCGCGCCGCCGCACAAGAGGTGCGTGAAGGCATCGCTTTCTGTCTGTCCCTGCCGCTGGATTGTCCGCGCACGCAGCTTAACCCCCGCCGCTTTCCGCCAGAGCGCTCGTTCTCGATGCGCGGTGATGATCCGGTGATCAATTACCCCTATGGCCGCGCCATTCCCGGCATGAAAGAGGTGGTTTGCGATGACCGGGTGACGCTCAGCCTGCAATATTCCACCCAGTGGGATGCGTTGTGCCACATGGGGTATGAATTTGACGCCCAAGGACAGGGCGCGGATGAAGTGACCTATTACAACGGCTTTCGCGCGAACCAGCATGTCTGCGGACCGTTTGATTACTTGCACGGGCGCGAAGCCGTGCCGGGGCCGCACGGGGCCTTTGCCCTGGGGATTGAACGGATGGCCGAAACCGGCCTGCAGACGCGCGGCGTGATGGTCGATCTGTTCGCCCATGTCGGGCTGGAAGCGGTGCCTGTGGGGTACGACCGGCTGATGCAGATTCTTGATGCCGACAAGGTTACGGTGGAACCGGGCGATGTGCTGTGTCTGCGCACCGGCTTTGATCGTGCGCTGCTGGCGCAATATGCCGACGCAGGTGCTGCGTTTGATCCCCACCGTTGTTCCGGCCTTGACGGGTTTGATGAGCGGCTGTTGCAATGGGTGGCAGACAGCGGCGTAGCGGCGCTGGTATCCGATAACGAAGCGGTTGAATTCATGCCCGATTTCGTGCGTCAGGATGCGCATGGCGTGCGCGTGCCGCTGCACCACTTGTGCCTGTTTAAGCTGGGCATCCCGCTGGGTGAGATGTTCCTGTTGAGCGATCTTGCCGACTGGCTGCGTGACCACGGCCGCAACCGTTTCCTGTTTACTGCGCCGCCGCTGCGCCTGCCCGGTGCTGTGGGTTCACCGGTAACAGGCGTAGGGACGGTATAG
- a CDS encoding enoyl-CoA hydratase/isomerase family protein — MTEQPHLLVTQEDQILIATFNRPEKLNAMSMQLMALLGEAVERFRDTPELKVMLIRSTGRYFSAGADLKGDGEHSVAPNTGSGIREMHRRLPTRMRQIWDEMEAIEKPFVVAHQARCVGGSLEMSMSCDFRLAAKSASYAFPEAKFGVLPATNGVSRLVRLVGPHWARLLITANMPVDAEEARIMGLVHKIFPDETFEDDVMAFCRHLTQQNGEMMGASKVAIELCNDLPAHQAASVERLVNSSLMLGDDYKKLMTSHIASIGSKKG, encoded by the coding sequence ATGACCGAACAACCCCACCTTCTGGTCACGCAGGAAGATCAGATCCTGATCGCCACTTTCAACCGGCCTGAAAAGCTCAACGCCATGAGCATGCAATTGATGGCGCTGCTGGGCGAGGCGGTCGAACGTTTCCGCGATACGCCAGAGTTGAAGGTCATGCTGATCCGTTCCACAGGCCGTTACTTCTCGGCCGGAGCAGACCTCAAGGGCGACGGGGAACATTCGGTTGCTCCCAACACCGGCTCCGGCATTCGCGAAATGCACCGCCGCCTGCCCACGCGGATGCGCCAGATCTGGGACGAGATGGAAGCGATCGAGAAGCCGTTCGTCGTTGCGCATCAGGCCCGCTGCGTAGGCGGCAGCCTTGAAATGTCGATGTCCTGCGATTTCCGGCTTGCGGCAAAAAGCGCCAGCTATGCCTTTCCCGAAGCAAAGTTCGGCGTTCTGCCCGCCACCAATGGCGTCAGCCGCCTTGTCCGCCTGGTAGGCCCGCATTGGGCACGCCTGCTGATCACCGCGAACATGCCGGTCGATGCCGAAGAGGCGCGGATCATGGGGCTGGTTCACAAGATATTTCCGGACGAAACCTTTGAAGATGATGTCATGGCGTTTTGCCGCCACCTGACGCAGCAAAATGGCGAAATGATGGGCGCATCGAAGGTCGCTATCGAGCTTTGCAACGATCTGCCCGCGCATCAGGCAGCGTCTGTCGAACGCCTCGTCAACAGTTCGTTGATGCTGGGCGATGATTACAAGAAGCTGATGACGTCACACATCGCCAGCATCGGCTCCAAGAAGGGATAA
- a CDS encoding enoyl-CoA hydratase: MTETTIRYENPAEGVARIVLARADKHNAINPQMIFEVNEAFNRAVRDESVKVIILGADGRNFSAGHDIADTVEKYQQSVQAGSPGVSSWSDFTEEYTHGWYAAEKEAYLESARRWRNLSKPTICTVQGKCIAGALIFAWVCDIIVASKDALFSDPVVTFGVSGVEWLGHPWELGARKAKEFLFTSDTWSADEAHRLGMVNHVVERENLDEFALAMAKKIAGKPAFALKLAKEAVNKTLDIQGQMNAIDQAFSLHHLCHNQNFRKFGYGMDTSNLPSLASAPKKPADA; this comes from the coding sequence ATGACCGAAACCACGATCCGTTACGAAAATCCTGCAGAAGGCGTCGCCCGCATCGTTCTGGCGCGCGCGGACAAGCATAACGCCATCAATCCGCAAATGATCTTCGAGGTGAACGAAGCCTTCAACCGCGCGGTACGCGATGAATCGGTGAAAGTGATCATCCTTGGCGCTGATGGCCGCAATTTTTCGGCAGGGCACGACATTGCCGATACGGTCGAAAAGTATCAGCAATCGGTGCAGGCCGGCTCACCCGGCGTCAGCAGCTGGAGCGACTTTACCGAGGAATATACCCACGGTTGGTATGCCGCCGAAAAGGAAGCCTACCTTGAATCCGCCCGTCGCTGGCGCAACCTGTCCAAGCCGACGATCTGCACCGTGCAGGGCAAATGCATTGCCGGCGCGCTGATCTTTGCATGGGTGTGCGATATTATCGTGGCCTCAAAAGATGCGCTGTTTTCCGATCCGGTGGTCACGTTTGGCGTTTCCGGCGTCGAATGGCTGGGCCACCCGTGGGAACTGGGCGCGCGCAAAGCCAAGGAATTCCTGTTCACGTCCGATACGTGGAGCGCCGATGAAGCGCACCGTCTGGGCATGGTCAACCATGTCGTCGAACGTGAAAACCTTGACGAATTTGCGCTGGCGATGGCCAAGAAGATTGCAGGCAAGCCCGCCTTTGCGCTGAAGCTTGCCAAGGAAGCGGTCAACAAGACGCTGGATATTCAAGGGCAGATGAACGCCATCGATCAGGCGTTTTCGTTGCATCACCTGTGCCACAACCAGAACTTCCGCAAGTTTGGCTATGGCATGGACACCAGCAACCTGCCCAGCCTTGCCAGTGCGCCGAAAAAGCCTGCCGACGCCTGA
- a CDS encoding NAD-dependent epimerase/dehydratase family protein, protein MAPVAKQTLLVAGASGVIGTSAVEHFAQLPEWEVIALSRRPPRVAAGCDFRHVPVDLTDSGACSKALAALPPVTHLVYAAVAEAPGLVTGWHDAALMARNGAMFENILHPLAASGSLQHVTLLQGAKAYGAHVHPITVPLREDGPRDPHPNFYWLHEDALRNASAQAAFTFTIWRPQVLIGTAPGAAMNPLLPIAAYAAICQERGLPFCLPGAGDGLLELVDSQLLAEAMHWSMTCPNSTKQTFNITNGDIFVLRHAWNSLAEAMHLPVHGDATTDFVAFFAEESNQQAWTALAERHRLIEPSLSAFLGQSHHYLDLLISPRLAGRVPVLLSTIKLRQAGFAGCRDSLRTILSALARMADLRLVPPLLRG, encoded by the coding sequence ATGGCTCCGGTGGCCAAGCAGACATTGCTGGTTGCCGGAGCCAGCGGCGTCATCGGCACAAGCGCGGTTGAGCATTTTGCACAGTTGCCTGAGTGGGAGGTCATCGCCCTTTCGCGGCGGCCTCCCCGCGTGGCTGCAGGCTGCGATTTCCGGCATGTTCCGGTTGATCTGACAGACAGCGGTGCTTGTTCAAAGGCATTGGCCGCACTGCCACCTGTCACGCATCTGGTCTATGCCGCCGTGGCCGAAGCGCCGGGTCTGGTCACAGGCTGGCACGATGCGGCGCTGATGGCGCGCAATGGTGCGATGTTCGAAAACATCCTGCACCCTCTGGCAGCATCGGGCAGTTTGCAGCACGTCACTCTGCTGCAAGGGGCCAAGGCCTATGGCGCGCATGTCCACCCGATCACGGTGCCACTGCGTGAAGATGGCCCGCGCGATCCGCACCCGAATTTCTATTGGCTCCACGAAGACGCGCTCAGGAATGCGTCGGCGCAGGCCGCTTTCACCTTCACCATCTGGCGCCCGCAAGTGCTGATCGGAACCGCACCGGGCGCTGCGATGAACCCGCTGCTGCCCATCGCCGCCTATGCCGCGATTTGTCAGGAACGCGGCCTGCCGTTCTGTTTGCCAGGCGCAGGCGATGGCTTGTTGGAGCTGGTCGACAGCCAGCTTCTTGCCGAAGCGATGCACTGGTCCATGACGTGCCCAAACAGCACCAAACAGACCTTCAACATCACCAACGGTGACATATTTGTGCTCCGCCATGCATGGAACAGCCTTGCAGAGGCCATGCACCTGCCCGTTCACGGTGATGCAACCACCGACTTCGTGGCGTTCTTTGCCGAAGAGTCCAACCAGCAGGCGTGGACCGCGCTTGCGGAAAGGCACAGGCTGATCGAACCTTCACTGTCGGCTTTTCTCGGCCAGTCGCACCACTATCTCGACCTGCTGATCAGCCCGCGTCTGGCCGGGCGCGTGCCGGTGTTGCTGAGCACGATCAAGCTGCGGCAGGCAGGCTTTGCAGGCTGCCGGGACAGCCTGCGCACCATCTTGTCGGCACTTGCGCGGATGGCTGATCTGCGGCTCGTCCCACCGCTTCTGCGCGGTTGA
- a CDS encoding SDR family NAD(P)-dependent oxidoreductase: MARSVIVTGGFGVLGQAVSEAFVAAGDTVCRIDFAQTAHTPIAGVLDIGGVDLTDAVATQAALDAVNAAHGGIDVLVNVAGGFSWETLEDGAIDTWLRMQSMNLVSNATITKLALPLLTQSEQGRIVNIGAGAAISAGMGMGAYAASKSGVHRLTEALAAELSGKTVTVNAVLPSIIDTPTNRADMPDAVFSTWVQPGAIAEVILFLASPAARAISGALIPVTRGG, encoded by the coding sequence ATGGCGCGTTCAGTGATTGTTACAGGCGGATTTGGCGTTCTGGGCCAAGCCGTGTCCGAAGCCTTTGTTGCAGCCGGAGACACGGTATGCCGCATCGATTTTGCGCAAACCGCACACACTCCGATCGCCGGAGTGCTCGACATTGGCGGCGTAGATCTTACCGATGCAGTGGCAACGCAGGCCGCGCTTGATGCCGTCAATGCTGCGCATGGCGGTATCGACGTGCTTGTGAATGTCGCTGGCGGATTTTCTTGGGAGACGCTGGAAGACGGGGCAATCGACACCTGGCTGCGCATGCAATCGATGAACCTTGTCAGCAACGCCACGATCACCAAACTCGCGCTGCCTTTGCTCACGCAATCGGAACAGGGCAGGATCGTCAACATCGGTGCAGGAGCAGCGATTTCTGCCGGCATGGGCATGGGCGCTTATGCCGCCAGCAAATCAGGCGTCCACCGGCTTACAGAAGCCCTTGCGGCAGAGCTTTCCGGCAAAACGGTCACCGTCAACGCCGTGCTGCCAAGCATCATCGACACGCCGACCAACCGGGCGGATATGCCCGATGCCGTTTTCTCCACTTGGGTACAGCCGGGAGCAATCGCCGAGGTGATCCTGTTTCTGGCGTCGCCTGCAGCACGCGCCATTTCGGGCGCGCTCATCCCCGTCACACGCGGCGGCTGA
- a CDS encoding SDR family NAD(P)-dependent oxidoreductase, giving the protein MSGLLGLEGKRILVLGGGLGMGEATVKLIASHGAHVAVVDRELERAQSVVNEVVAAGGVAVPFSFDVLDDDALVAGIAVVERDFGPLDGMASIIGMAAWGLLVDMDMATWDEDQDRNLRYFFLAAREVARSMMVRKVDGSIVCVASVDGMRSAPHHGAYGAAKAGLINLVRTMAAEWSPYNIRANIVAPGPIVTPRIPHRGDAEERKMMVNVPMHRRGTVEDIAKAIAFFLSDMSPYVTGQTLAVDGGSLATNPFFPLAEGHGADGN; this is encoded by the coding sequence ATGTCGGGATTGCTGGGCCTTGAAGGCAAGCGCATTCTGGTGCTGGGTGGTGGCCTTGGGATGGGCGAGGCCACGGTCAAACTGATCGCCTCGCACGGTGCGCATGTAGCGGTGGTTGATCGTGAACTGGAACGCGCACAAAGCGTAGTGAACGAGGTCGTGGCTGCAGGCGGCGTGGCGGTGCCCTTTTCCTTCGACGTGCTGGATGATGATGCGCTGGTGGCTGGAATCGCGGTGGTCGAACGCGATTTCGGGCCGCTGGATGGGATGGCCAGCATCATCGGCATGGCCGCATGGGGCCTGCTGGTTGATATGGACATGGCAACCTGGGACGAAGATCAGGACCGCAATCTGCGCTACTTCTTCCTGGCCGCACGAGAAGTGGCGCGCAGCATGATGGTGCGCAAGGTAGACGGATCGATCGTCTGTGTTGCCTCGGTCGACGGAATGCGCTCAGCCCCGCATCACGGCGCATACGGCGCGGCAAAGGCCGGGCTTATCAACCTGGTGCGGACAATGGCGGCGGAATGGTCGCCTTACAACATCCGCGCCAATATTGTTGCCCCCGGTCCCATCGTGACTCCGCGCATTCCCCATCGCGGTGATGCAGAAGAGCGCAAGATGATGGTAAACGTGCCGATGCACCGGCGCGGTACGGTTGAAGACATTGCCAAGGCCATTGCCTTCTTCCTGTCCGACATGTCGCCTTATGTCACGGGCCAGACATTGGCCGTTGATGGCGGATCATTGGCAACCAATCCTTTCTTCCCGCTGGCCGAAGGGCACGGCGCGGACGGCAACTGA
- a CDS encoding alpha/beta hydrolase, whose product MSALTGMAPPPELLERRAAISAAVAAGYFRTDPVAVEIRIAGVRCLRFAAPGTSRGTVMHLHGGAFRMGCPEQVGPFAAALAERCGVDVICPAYRLAPEHPFPSGVDDGMAVLAALAGQDQPLVVSGDSAGGGLAACLAARSHERGHKLAGLVLLSPWLDLTISSPSYQVNSQSDPLFSAESAAAAAALYLQGRNADDPAASPLHADVAGYPPTYINVGSGEVLLDDARAMASKLQLAGVPITLVEVDGMDHVAVTRGPDLPGSAHTFATMTTFIDTMLQ is encoded by the coding sequence ATGTCCGCACTCACCGGGATGGCACCCCCGCCCGAATTGCTGGAACGCCGCGCCGCCATCAGCGCGGCTGTAGCGGCGGGATATTTCCGCACTGATCCCGTTGCGGTTGAAATCCGGATTGCAGGCGTGCGTTGCCTGCGCTTTGCTGCGCCTGGAACGTCGCGCGGAACGGTAATGCACCTGCACGGCGGGGCTTTTCGGATGGGATGCCCCGAACAGGTGGGGCCGTTTGCCGCAGCGCTGGCAGAACGGTGCGGGGTCGATGTCATTTGCCCGGCCTATCGGCTTGCGCCAGAACATCCCTTTCCCAGCGGTGTAGACGACGGCATGGCTGTGCTGGCAGCACTGGCAGGGCAGGACCAACCGTTAGTGGTTTCGGGCGATTCTGCTGGTGGCGGGCTGGCAGCCTGTCTGGCCGCGCGAAGCCATGAACGCGGGCACAAATTGGCCGGTCTGGTCTTGCTGTCGCCGTGGCTTGATCTCACCATTTCCAGCCCAAGCTATCAGGTCAACAGCCAGTCTGACCCGCTGTTCTCGGCAGAATCGGCGGCGGCGGCGGCGGCGCTTTATCTGCAGGGCCGCAATGCCGATGATCCTGCCGCATCACCGCTTCATGCAGACGTTGCGGGGTATCCACCAACGTACATTAATGTGGGCAGTGGCGAGGTCCTGCTGGATGATGCACGGGCGATGGCCTCCAAACTGCAACTGGCGGGCGTGCCGATAACACTGGTCGAGGTTGACGGCATGGACCATGTTGCCGTCACGCGCGGCCCTGATCTGCCGGGCAGCGCACACACTTTTGCGACCATGACGACATTTATCGACACCATGCTGCAATAG
- a CDS encoding MFS transporter — MVLTNLFNMLDRTIVSILAQSIKTDLKLSDADLGFLLGTAFAVFYSVVGIAMGRISDFVSRKKMLAIGLALWSVMTALGGAAVGFVSLSAARIGVGVGEAVANPCSHSLLADTFPARNRALALGTYLTGTFLGTATALIVGGLFVQKWPSFCTAIPIGGVCDLAGWQAALIAVGTPGLLLALLVLTLHEPPRPQTSQQKHYGTVRLIMREMATAFPPFTLFSIYGIGGMAALKRNLMLIALITAIATGLILITGDKAQWIACSLGAYSIVTWGQVQSYGDKPLYRLTYGDPTFMLGVLATALVACVIAGISVWAAPLAMRSFTDVSAVTIGVGMGVIYVSGAIIGVVLGGWLTDRWKARDLAAPLNMTTIALIGLIPCISLIVWAPSLPIFLVAYFLLSIFASLWSGGIAAMIQDLVLPRMRGAAAASNALVAIVVASGIGPYWTGKVSNMTGSLGTGILSILLLAPIALVLLVIAGRRLRHETPERRLAIANEAGEQEGWKAKPAK, encoded by the coding sequence TTGGTCCTTACCAACCTGTTCAACATGCTCGATCGGACGATCGTTTCGATTCTGGCACAGTCGATCAAGACCGATCTCAAACTTTCCGATGCCGATCTGGGCTTTCTGCTGGGAACGGCATTTGCGGTGTTCTACTCGGTCGTCGGCATTGCGATGGGCCGGATTTCGGATTTCGTTTCCCGAAAGAAGATGCTGGCCATCGGTTTGGCGCTGTGGTCGGTCATGACGGCACTTGGCGGCGCGGCCGTGGGCTTTGTCTCGCTCAGCGCAGCCCGCATCGGCGTTGGCGTCGGTGAAGCTGTGGCAAACCCTTGTTCGCACTCGCTGCTGGCCGATACCTTCCCCGCGCGCAACCGCGCATTGGCGCTGGGCACTTACCTGACCGGCACGTTCCTTGGCACAGCCACTGCACTGATCGTGGGCGGCCTGTTCGTGCAGAAATGGCCAAGCTTCTGCACCGCCATCCCGATTGGCGGCGTGTGCGATCTGGCTGGCTGGCAGGCTGCGTTGATCGCGGTCGGCACCCCTGGATTGCTGCTGGCCCTGCTGGTGCTGACGCTGCATGAACCACCCCGTCCGCAAACGTCGCAGCAAAAGCACTATGGCACGGTGCGCCTTATCATGCGCGAAATGGCAACCGCTTTCCCGCCATTCACGCTGTTTTCGATCTACGGCATCGGCGGCATGGCAGCGCTGAAGCGCAACCTGATGCTGATTGCGCTGATCACCGCAATCGCTACCGGCCTTATCCTCATCACTGGTGACAAGGCGCAATGGATTGCCTGCTCGCTTGGTGCTTACTCAATCGTCACGTGGGGCCAGGTACAGAGCTATGGCGACAAGCCGCTTTACCGCCTGACGTATGGCGATCCCACCTTCATGCTTGGTGTTCTGGCAACGGCGCTGGTCGCCTGCGTGATTGCCGGCATCAGCGTTTGGGCAGCACCGCTGGCGATGCGTTCATTCACCGATGTTTCGGCTGTGACCATCGGCGTTGGCATGGGCGTTATCTATGTCAGCGGCGCCATCATCGGTGTCGTGCTTGGCGGTTGGCTGACAGATCGCTGGAAAGCACGCGATCTGGCCGCTCCGCTCAACATGACGACCATCGCCCTGATCGGTCTGATCCCTTGCATTTCGCTGATCGTGTGGGCCCCAAGCCTGCCGATCTTCCTTGTCGCCTATTTCCTGCTCAGCATCTTTGCTTCGCTGTGGAGCGGTGGCATTGCGGCGATGATCCAGGATCTTGTCCTGCCGCGCATGCGCGGTGCAGCAGCAGCCAGCAACGCACTGGTCGCCATCGTCGTGGCATCGGGCATCGGTCCGTACTGGACCGGCAAGGTCAGCAATATGACCGGATCGCTCGGCACGGGTATTCTCAGCATTCTGTTGCTGGCCCCGATTGCCCTTGTCCTGCTGGTCATTGCAGGACGCAGGTTGCGCCACGAAACGCCCGAACGGCGTCTGGCCATCGCCAACGAAGCGGGTGAACAAGAAGGCTGGAAAGCCAAGCCTGCAAAATAA
- a CDS encoding alpha/beta hydrolase domain-containing protein has product MTVRARLAFVAIGMVAFSPPALVNPALAQKAEAPTLPSVSAPIPVTAQSRPFLGAPEAVAKAGYVEEEFFLSGMGHTYDWDANGTSVKAISGPGKYVTRILVRRPRDAARFGGNVEVTILNASLNVDLGGPTDFAQLAQRGDVWIGITSKAITANALKKFDAARYAPLDWSNPAPAANRCANPTMIPPYMAGGKEVIEAMTKAGIRNSWPEYEDGLVWDMIGQLGLLLKSEQRDAVLPGFARPRLFMTGFSQSSIYIRTWVAGFHNRYRTPDRKPVYDGYLAIVGPAMIRINQCAQDIALEDPKQKLAAPDVPFISLSSEGEMWQARHTRQPDRFTRRGGIVSYEVAGSSHMATDIPGRGPDPMMFAPIPDMIKAGAALGGAAPNPSLLPKDAKPNDFTWQPIVRGAYANLLEWARTGKRPPRAPGIALDDKLEIVRDADGNAVGGVRSAYIDVPVASHTGYLTAGGMGGVTGAKRAFPADKLNVLYPTPADYAAKFTVRTEKMLKDRWITADDAKAMIAAAKSAKLP; this is encoded by the coding sequence ATGACGGTACGGGCAAGGCTTGCATTTGTAGCCATCGGCATGGTTGCGTTTTCGCCCCCCGCTCTGGTCAATCCCGCATTGGCGCAAAAGGCCGAGGCACCCACTCTGCCCAGCGTATCGGCCCCCATTCCCGTCACGGCCCAGTCCCGCCCGTTTCTCGGCGCTCCTGAAGCGGTGGCAAAAGCGGGCTATGTCGAAGAAGAATTCTTCCTTTCCGGCATGGGCCATACGTATGATTGGGACGCCAATGGCACGTCGGTGAAAGCCATTTCCGGCCCCGGAAAATACGTCACGCGCATTCTGGTGCGCCGCCCGCGCGATGCTGCAAGGTTTGGCGGCAATGTCGAAGTCACGATCCTCAACGCCAGCTTGAACGTCGATCTTGGCGGGCCAACCGACTTTGCCCAATTGGCACAACGCGGCGATGTGTGGATCGGGATTACGTCAAAAGCGATTACGGCCAACGCCCTGAAGAAGTTTGATGCCGCGCGTTATGCCCCGCTTGATTGGAGCAATCCGGCGCCTGCGGCCAACCGTTGTGCAAATCCCACGATGATCCCGCCCTATATGGCTGGCGGCAAAGAGGTGATCGAGGCCATGACCAAGGCCGGGATCAGGAACAGCTGGCCCGAATATGAAGACGGGCTGGTCTGGGACATGATCGGCCAGCTGGGGCTCCTGCTTAAAAGCGAACAGCGCGATGCTGTCCTGCCCGGCTTTGCGCGCCCACGTCTGTTCATGACCGGGTTTTCCCAATCGTCCATTTACATCCGCACCTGGGTGGCAGGATTTCACAACCGCTATCGCACGCCAGATCGAAAGCCTGTTTATGACGGCTATCTGGCCATCGTCGGCCCGGCGATGATCCGCATAAACCAGTGTGCACAAGACATCGCGCTTGAAGACCCGAAACAGAAACTGGCCGCGCCAGATGTTCCGTTCATCTCGCTCTCTTCAGAAGGCGAAATGTGGCAGGCGCGCCATACCCGCCAGCCAGACCGTTTCACGCGGCGCGGCGGGATTGTCAGTTATGAGGTGGCGGGTTCATCGCACATGGCCACCGACATTCCCGGTCGCGGGCCTGATCCGATGATGTTCGCGCCCATCCCCGATATGATCAAAGCCGGAGCGGCCTTGGGCGGAGCAGCGCCCAACCCGTCATTGTTGCCCAAGGACGCCAAGCCGAACGACTTTACCTGGCAACCGATTGTACGCGGCGCCTATGCCAATCTGCTGGAATGGGCCCGCACAGGCAAACGGCCGCCACGCGCGCCCGGCATCGCACTGGACGACAAGCTTGAGATCGTCCGCGATGCCGATGGCAATGCCGTGGGCGGCGTGCGCTCTGCCTATATCGACGTGCCCGTTGCGTCGCATACCGGATATCTGACGGCTGGCGGCATGGGCGGCGTGACCGGAGCCAAGCGGGCGTTTCCCGCAGACAAACTCAACGTCCTGTATCCAACGCCTGCCGATTATGCTGCGAAGTTCACGGTGCGGACCGAAAAGATGCTCAAGGACCGCTGGATCACCGCTGATGACGCCAAGGCGATGATCGCAGCGGCAAAATCTGCAAAACTGCCCTGA